One Triticum dicoccoides isolate Atlit2015 ecotype Zavitan chromosome 4B, WEW_v2.0, whole genome shotgun sequence genomic window carries:
- the LOC119292326 gene encoding probable glycosyltransferase 6, with translation MASETAPFGVTGAAGKGGASAAHRPHGHVVLAARVHDALVFAAGAVAAVLVLLCFSSLLAPAPVPNLVAGPDLPFPTSFPQPQQQQHDDGNEETLYARVAARPRTFYDDPKLSYAVDGRRVAGWDAKRAEWLRLHYPRGLRARRGPGERVVMLSGSQSHPCAGDGGDHMLLRFLKNKVDYARLHGIELLYNTALLQPRMVAYWAKIPVVRAAMLAHPEAEWVWWLDADAVVTDMDFAPPLATRYRDYNLVVHGWDREVYEARSWVGLNAGVFLIRNCQWSLDFMDAWAGMGPASPEYARWGKTLKATLGDKPDAESDDQSALAYLLLKNPKKWGARTYLEHVYYFQGYWAEIVDRLDGVAERYRAAERRFGPALRRRHAEGDHALYAAARNAALRKRKKDGGVPGPDGGGQKASYWRRPFVTHFTGCNPCGGRPNEMYSNESCAEGMRRALNLADDQVLRAYGFRHAGPLKDDVRPLVA, from the coding sequence ATGGCGTCGGAGACCGCGCCGTTCGGCGTCACGGGGGCGGCGGGCAAGGGCGGCGCGTCCGCGGCGCACAGGCCGCACGGCCACGTCGTGCTCGCCGCGCGCGTCCACGACGCGCTCGTCTTCGCCGCGGGCGCCGTGGCGGccgtgctcgtcctcctctgcttctcaTCCCTGCTCGCGCCCGCGCCCGTGCCCAACCTCGTTGCCGGCCCCGACCTCCCCTTCCCCACCTCCTTCCCgcagccgcagcagcagcagcacgacgacggcaACGAGGAAACCCTCTACGCCAGGGTCGCCGCGCGCCCGCGCACCTTCTACGACGACCCGAAGCTGTCCTACGCCGTGGACGGCCGGCGGGTGGCCGGCTGGGACGCGAAGCGCGCCGAGTGGCTGCGCCTGCACTACCCGCGCGGCCTGCGCGCGCGCCGGGGCCCCGGGGAGCGCGTCGTCATGCTCTCGGGGTCCCAGTCCCACCCgtgcgccggcgacggcggcgaccacaTGCTGCTCCGCTTCCTCAAGAACAAGGTGGACTACGCGCGGCTCCACGGCATCGAGCTGCTCTACAACACGGCGCTGCTGCAGCCCCGGATGGTGGCCTACTGGGCCAAGATCCCCGTGGTGCGCGCCGCCATGCTCGCCCACCCGGAGGCCGAGTGGGTCTGGTGGCTCGACGCCGACGCCGTCGTCACCGACATGGACTTCGCGCCCCCGCTCGCCACCAGGTACAGGGACTACAACCTCGTCGTCCACGGCTGGGACAGGGAGGTGTACGAGGCCCGGTCCTGGGTCGGCCtcaacgccggcgtcttcctcATCCGCAACTGCCAGTGGTCGCTCGACTTCATGGACGCATGGGCCGGCATGGGGCCCGCCTCGCCGGAGTACGCGCGCTGGGGCAAGACCCTCAAGGCCACGCTGGGCGACAAACCCGACGCCGAGTCCGACGACCAGTCGGCGCTCGCATACCTCCTCCTCAAGAACCCGAAGAAGTGGGGCGCCAGGACGTACCTGGAGCACGTGTACTACTTCCAGGGATACTGGGCGGAGATCGTGGACAGGCTCGACGGCGTCGCGGAGCGGTACCGGGCGGCGGAGCGGCGCTTCGGGCCGGCCCTCCGGCGGCGGCACGCGGAGGGGGATCACGCGCTGTACGCGGCGGCGAGGAACGCGGccctgaggaagaggaagaaggacgGCGGCGTCCCGGGGCCCGACGGGGGCGGGCAGAAGGCGTCCTACTGGCGCCGGCCCTTCGTGACGCACTTCACCGGCTGCAACCCCTGCGGCGGCAGGCCCAACGAGATGTACTCCAACGAGAGCTGCGCCGAGGGGATGCGGCGCGCGCTCAACCTCGCCGACGACCAGGTGCTCCGCGCCTACGGCTTCCGCCACGCCGGCCCGCTCAAGGACGACGTGCGCCCGCTCGTAGCCTAG